The following DNA comes from Anopheles coustani chromosome 2, idAnoCousDA_361_x.2, whole genome shotgun sequence.
TGAAAGGTGTGCCAGCTATTGACGCGACTCTGCCGAGATTCCTCGAAGTTCTTTTGCCATTCCTTTTGCAGATCGCGCTGCTCTTCCTCTTCGATTTCCGCTTCCCGTTTGCGCTTACGTTCTTCCATGTCCCGCACCTCTAGCTGCTGCCGGCGACGCTCAATGTCCGCAAACAGTTTCATCACCATCACATAGATGGCGTGTTTGTACTTGGAAGGATCGTCTTCCGGAACACCCTCGTGCTTACCTTcctttttgagctttttcttcttttccgcaATCTAAAAAAGTAGGTCAGAATAGGAGTGTGAAAGACGACACGCTCTTTGTAATCGTAGCTAAAAAGTAGTGCCgcagtaacaaaaaaaaaaagctagatACCATCATATCGGTGCGATCCTTGGCTTCCTCGTACACCTCCAGACACTTTTTGCGGGTCGTTTCATTCTCAAGCGTCTTGTACGCTTTACTAATGATTTCGAACGCCTGTTGAGCGCGTTCTAGGTTGTCCGGATTCTTATCCGGATGCACCAGTATCGAGAGACTGCGATACTTTTTCTTTATCTGTTCGAGCGGTGTGTCGCAGTCCAGTTGCAGCACTTCAAATGGGTTCAGATTGAAATAGGTCGCGCCGGGACGCAGTAACCGATCGATCTGCTGTTTGGACGTTAGCACCGAGTCGCgcttttcgatttcttttacCTAAAGAAGTAAACGGGTGCCATGAAATACTGCTTCCGGTGGCCGATTCGGTTTGCTTACCTCCGTGTAGAATTCGTTAAACGATTGCTCCTCGTGTGCCATCTTCAAGCAAGCAGGAATAACGATTACCTAGGCAGGACTGCACTACAATGCACACAATGAGGAGCAGCACTGTGCGCCTATTTTCTAATGAAAagggttttgtttggttcgaTCTATGTTTTGATGCTGTGCGTTCTGTCGTATGTTGTTTTgtctgttttctttcaatcACAATTGAACGTCAAAATAAGTGAAACGGCCATCGTTGACATCCCGTCGAACACGGTGTTGTTATGAAACGTATTTACTACCGCGAAGTTATAGTAAACGTTAGGATTAACATGATTCAATTAAATAAGaaactttaattttcttaaaatattCTAAATTGCTTTCCAAACGCACGTTTGGTCTCGGTAAATGTATTTgaaaaatggatgttttgtGCAGTATTGAATCAGCAAAACTAAACGTCGAATTTAATGCTCCAAAACAGCTGTCATGGACTCTtgaactaaaaaataaatgcatcTAGTCTGAAGTGTCAGTAGAAAGGGGAAGGATTTTTGTTTGGAT
Coding sequences within:
- the LOC131262025 gene encoding dnaJ homolog subfamily C member 8 isoform X1; this translates as MAHEEQSFNEFYTEVKEIEKRDSVLTSKQQIDRLLRPGATYFNLNPFEVLQLDCDTPLEQIKKKYRSLSILVHPDKNPDNLERAQQAFEIISKAYKTLENETTRKKCLEVYEEAKDRTDMMIAEKKKKLKKEGKHEGVPEDDPSKYKHAIYVMVMKLFADIERRRQQLEVRDMEERKRKREAEIEEEEQRDLQKEWQKNFEESRQSRVNSWHTFQAGSSSSSSSSSVATAEKVKSKKPKKAKYTSFNPPKIKPETR
- the LOC131262025 gene encoding dnaJ homolog subfamily C member 8 isoform X2, which gives rise to MAHEEQSFNEFYTEVKEIEKRDSVLTSKQQIDRLLRPGATYFNLNPFEVLQLDCDTPLEQIKKKYRSLSILVHPDKNPDNLERAQQAFEIISKAYKTLENETTRKKCLEVYEEAKDRTDMMIAEKKKKLKKEGKHEGVPEDDPSKYKHAIYVMVMKLFADIERRRQQLEVRDMEERKRKREAEIEEEEQRDLQKEWQKNFEESRQSRVNSWHTFQAGSSSKKPKKAKYTSFNPPKIKPETR